The Nostoc sp. NIES-3756 DNA window AATAATCGCCAATCTACCTTTATTAAAATAGTTAAAAGGCTTTGGAGATTTTCCTCTGATTTGCAGCCGGATATTCCTCGCTACCGCCACACCTTGCTGGAGTGCTTCCGGCGCAACCCCAGATAATGACTTTCCGTTCTGTTCCACATAAGCCAAATCCCCAACTGCATACACATTGGGATGTTCCAACACTTGTAGAGTGGGATGCACTACTATTTTGCCTTTATGGGCTACAGCTAACTCCTCTGACACTCCAGGGAGGTTGGCTTCTAAACCAGCAGTCCAAATCACGGTTTTGGAGGGAATTATTTCTTCATTTTCCAAGTGAACAAATCCATCCGTAACTTGACTGACTCTAGTTTGTAAATATACTTCCACCCCTAACTGATGCAATTTTTTGTAAGTATGGACTCCTAACTTTTTTGGCAATTCCACTAACAGGCGATCGCCTGTTTGCACTAAAATAATTCTCACTTCCCTAAAATCTATCGTGGGATAATCCCGGCGTAAGCAGCCTCGCAGCATCTCAACTAATGCACCAGCCAACTCCACACCAGTTGCACCACCACCGACAATAATAAAAGTTAGTAATTGTTGCCTTCTGGTTGCATCAGATTCTTGAATAGCTTGTTCAAAACAGGAAAAAATCTGATTTCGTAGTGCTACAGCTTCATCTAAACTTCGCATAGAAAAAGCATATTCTTCAGCACCGCTAACTCCCCAAAACTGAGTACGGCTACCAGTCGCCAACACTAAAAAGTCATAATTGATTGCACCATTAGTTGTTTTCACAACTTGCCCAGAAAAATCAATATGCTCAACCTCAGTCATGAGAAACTGAACTTGAGGCTTTTGATATTTAAAAAAAGAGCGCCGTAAAATCGTGCGGATGGGGTAAGCAATGTACTCTGGTTCTATTTGCCCTGTCGCTACCTGATAAAGTAACGGCACAAAAGTATGATAATTATTGCGATCTATTAGTAATACATCTGCACCAGAATTAGCTAGAGATTGGGCAGCTTGTAAACCACCAAATCCAGCACCAACAATAACAACGCGGCGATTCCTCATCATTCCCCTCTTGATTGAGTTGGCTGGCCAAACTATTTAATATTAAGAAATTGTAATAAATCGATATTATAGCCATTATAAATAAGTTGTTAGAAAATACACACCCAATCCAATAAATAGAGAACAAGGGACAGGTGACACAAAAAAGGAGTCCAATTGGACTCCTTTTCTCATCAGAAGAATATTTCAGTAATTAAATTCGACTTTCGTAATTACAAATTACGAATTACGTTAGCGTAGCGGGGCGTAGCCCATTACGAATTACTTAATTGTTACCGTACCGCCAGCTTCTTCAATCCGTTTCTTAGCGTCTTCAGCAGCTTCCTTAGCGATCGCTTCCTTGATAGGCTTAGGAGCAGCTTCTACTAAATCTTTAGCTTCTTTTAGACCCAAGCCAGTGATTTCACGAACAATCTTGAGTACAGCAATCTTCTTATCAGCTGGAACAGATTCGAGAATAACGTCAAACTCGGTTTTCTCTTCTACTGGTTCAGCAGCAGCAGCAGCACCAGGAGCAGCCATCATCATCATGCCACCAGCAGGTGCAGCAGCACTTACGCCAAAAGCTTCTTCAATTTGCTTAACTAATTCAGCAGCTTCCAGTAAAGTCAAGGATTTTAATTGGTCTAAGATTTGATCGGTTGCAGCAGACATTGATATAACTCCTGTAATTTTGATTTAGTTATTTGTTAGTGGTCAGTTGTTAATAGCGCTAACAACTAATACTTTGGTTAGGCTGCACTATCAGAGTCGCCATTTTCTTTGTCAGCGAGAGCTTGCAATGCACGCGCCAAGC harbors:
- the rplL gene encoding 50S ribosomal protein L7/L12, which codes for MSAATDQILDQLKSLTLLEAAELVKQIEEAFGVSAAAPAGGMMMMAAPGAAAAAEPVEEKTEFDVILESVPADKKIAVLKIVREITGLGLKEAKDLVEAAPKPIKEAIAKEAAEDAKKRIEEAGGTVTIK
- a CDS encoding NAD(P)/FAD-dependent oxidoreductase gives rise to the protein MMRNRRVVIVGAGFGGLQAAQSLANSGADVLLIDRNNYHTFVPLLYQVATGQIEPEYIAYPIRTILRRSFFKYQKPQVQFLMTEVEHIDFSGQVVKTTNGAINYDFLVLATGSRTQFWGVSGAEEYAFSMRSLDEAVALRNQIFSCFEQAIQESDATRRQQLLTFIIVGGGATGVELAGALVEMLRGCLRRDYPTIDFREVRIILVQTGDRLLVELPKKLGVHTYKKLHQLGVEVYLQTRVSQVTDGFVHLENEEIIPSKTVIWTAGLEANLPGVSEELAVAHKGKIVVHPTLQVLEHPNVYAVGDLAYVEQNGKSLSGVAPEALQQGVAVARNIRLQIRGKSPKPFNYFNKGRLAIIGCYSGVGKIGAVAFTGFLAWLMWLGVHLVYLPGYRSRLLILLTWLHTYLFSDRHVRVIISPKRKRVHNPQADVHYLQESR